From the genome of Jannaschia sp. S6380:
GCTAGGGTCGCCCCGAAGAGGAGGGGAACGACATGACCTGGTCCATCCACCACGTGAACCTGCAGGCCCGCGACGTCCGTCGGACGGCCGCGTTCTATACCGACGTCCTGGGCCTGCAGGAGCGGCCCTGGACCTTCCCGGAAACGCGCGGCTACCTGCCCGGCGACCCGGACAAGCTGGCCCTTCTGGGCGACGGACGGGACGGACATTCCGGCCTGCACCTGATCGCGCCGGACCCGGATTTCGCCGCGCGCAACGACCTGGACTTCAACCCGTCGGTCGGGGGCCATGTCGCGTTTCGGGTCGGGAACCTCGACGCGGTGATCGAACGTCTTCGCGCTGCGGGAATCCGCCATTCGGTGACCGGCGAGTTCGCCATCCCGGGCCTGCGACATGTCTATACCGAAGATCCGGAAGGCAATCTGATCGAGATCAACGGCCCCATCCGCCCCTAGCGCACTCGTCCCGGGTCGCGCCGGATCATACGGTGCACGACGCCGTCGCGCTTCGTCAGATGCCGGAATGCGCCCGCGACATGCAGGACGGGCATCGCGATCAGCACCGCGTGGAAAGCACCGTGAACCGTCGGATCATCGGGCCAAGAACCGTCAGGCTAATGCCGCCATGCACGATGGCGACCCCCCGACAGGACGCGGCGCACCCCTGATCCCGGCGGCGAACGCCGCTTCTATTCCG
Proteins encoded in this window:
- a CDS encoding VOC family protein, with product MTWSIHHVNLQARDVRRTAAFYTDVLGLQERPWTFPETRGYLPGDPDKLALLGDGRDGHSGLHLIAPDPDFAARNDLDFNPSVGGHVAFRVGNLDAVIERLRAAGIRHSVTGEFAIPGLRHVYTEDPEGNLIEINGPIRP